The sequence AAATTGCTTCTCGACACCGCCGTTGAAAAAGAAAGTAACATGAGCGTATTTCTCAGTTTCTGCAAATCGACCATTCAGTTGGCACACTGGTTGAGAATTGAGCAGAGAGCTTGAAACTCACCAGCAATGTGGCATTGCTTGACGCCTTGTTTGCCCAACCACTCGGCGAGAACGTTGGTCATGGCTTGTGGTGGGAAAGCAATCTTGAAGGGAAATTCGGCATTATATTTAGAcatggtggtgatggtctGTAGAGAGGTCAATTATTGATCGCGAAACTTGACTGCTTGCCGACATACCAAGTCCTCGGGAACTTCGACGTCCATGGGCTTGTCAGGAAGACCAAGAACGCTAGTGATCTCACGCATCCTGTCCGATCGGTAGTTGAACATGAACAAGGTGTCGCCCTCTAGATGAGTGTCAGTACATTCTTCTCGTTTCGGTGTGTATGTGAGATTCACTCTTGATCCTGGAATTCTCAGAGCCAGAGATAATGGGCTTGATGAATTCATCGGTGATATCCTTGGAGTAGTTCTCCTCGACGGTCTTGATGAGTTCCTCGGGAGAAGACTTGTCCCCGACACCACCAACAAGACCGTCAACAGCGATTTTCACTCGGTCCCATCGCTTGTCTCGATCCATGGCGTAGTATCGTCCAATAACAGTGCTGATTTCTCCGACACCCTGCTCCTTTATAAAGTCCTGGACCTGCTTGATGTACTTGGTAGCTGACCTTGGGGCAGTGTCCCGACCATCACCGATGAAGTGGATGTAGATATGAGGGATTTCGTGGGCCTTGGCAGCTTTaagaagagcaaagagATGGGTGATGTGAGAGTGAACACCACCGTCAGAGACAAGTCcgatgaggtggagacGACCAGAATTGTCCTTGGCGTGTTTCAAGGACTCGACGATGGCAGGCTGCTTCTCGAactcgttcttcttgatggCTATGAGATAGGATCAGCATCTCACCATCTGAGATCGTGGggtcactcactttgatcgatcttgacgaTGTCTTGCCAAACGATCCGGCCGGCACCAATGTTCAAGTGTCTGTCACACGGTCAGAAAGAAACGTGGCTGCTGTAGGTTAcgatccactcacccgaCCTCAGAGTTGCCCATCAGGCCCTCCTTCAAGCCGACAGCCAGACCATGAgcctcgagctcgacgaaGTTGTGCTTATCTCTGATAGAGTCCATGTTGGTCGTGTCACCGTGGTGGATGGCATTGCCTTTTTCAACGTCCGATAGACCCCAACCATCGTGAACGCTGAGCGGTAGGAGAGCAGAACGGATTCAGCACTGCTCAACAGTTTTGACATGCTAGGGAACCATGATATGGCTGCAAGACGACTCACATCAAGCAGACCTTCTCTGTGATAGGATACTGTATCAGCACAAGGCAAGAAAGGAGGAACGGTGCACTCACTCTTGACCTCGACGGTCTTTTGCTTCTTGGCAGCAGTGGTGCTGTTCTCGGGAGAGCTGGGAGCACGGACAGACATGGTGTGAGATGActgtatgtgtgtgtgtgtgtgtgtcaCTGAATTGTGGACGcttggagaaagaaggcTTTGGAAACGTTTGGCCCAAGTAGTTTGCGACGTCACCAAAAGCGAGACCGCCGGGAAGTGAGAAAGACACTCGTGGGgaatttgatcccgttcaCCTGCTATGTGTAATGGTCCTGCAATGGTTCTTATGGTAACTAATGTCGGAAAAATGCATGATGAATCCTTTCAATTTACTTTCTACATTACTTATGCTGCTCCCCCATCTATCCCACGACTCGATGCAGCTTCTGAATGTCTGCGAAAATCAGAAACGTCAGCGAAGGTCTTACTTTGACACGATGGACTACACCCACCACTCAGCAAGATGTCTCCCTGCTTGACCACCTGTTCGTAGACTGTTGTCTTGTTCTGAGACGACAGTCTGTTGGTAGTGATTACCCCGCTGACCTTGTCGATGGTGCATGTCAATCGTCCGCTAGCAATGAATTTGGACAGGTCCTTGTCCATGAACGACTCGCTGACTCCGAATGATCGACACATTCTCTCCATTGTCAAACTCCTATAACTCTCAAGAAGTTGAGCGTATGCCTTGATACGCATCTCCCTGACGTAGTAGCGAGTGTGAGGCGCCAGGATAGGGGTGGGGATAAGGTATTGCTGTTCGACCTCGGCGAGAGCTACAAAGAACTGTGCATAATTGCACTTGTACAGAGAGTCGGTCATGCTGGCAAGGTGAGGGATGTTGGGGAGACAACTGGTAACTTCTGAGCTTGCGAGGATCTGCATGTCATGTTTCAGCGTTCATGCTTGGATAATAATGCATCGGGATATGCCCACCTTCGTCTTGATGCCCTTCCTGTCACAACCAACGCCAGCAGCGAGAACCGTCAAAGCGACAAACTCATCATACTCCATGAGTTCAGTGGCAGTGAaagtggagagagagtcGTTGAGCAGCTCAACTGCTTCCTTGAAGTCTCGTGTGGAAAGATGGTGGACAGCTCGATAAACCTTGAGCCGATTTCTTCGGTCCCAATCGCCGCCAGAGTCAATGAGGCTAAATCGGATGTCAGTTCGCGTCAATACGCGCCGCATCATGACTcactcgctcgctcgcgCGATGTTTGATGTAACCAGTTGAGTatcggaagagaagaggcCGATCCGCACGATAGCTAGGACAAGATCGATTCTCGCCCCTAAGCCAGCAGTTTTGTCCAAGGCTGTTTCCAAGGCAGGTATCGCTCGTTCCTGCAAGTAAATGGTCAACTCTGTTCCTGCTCAATAGCATCAGGTCTCACCTTGTCTCCTATTCTACACAGGTACATGGCTTTTGATCGCAACAATTCCGAGATCTCGCTGTCGCCTTGgttctcctctgcctcctTCAACTTTGTGTCGAATGTTTCCAGTTGCTCAgtgttcttcttctcgaggatTGAGATCAAGTCGGACCTGTCCGAGTTTATGCTCTTGAGATATGGACCCATTTCTGACACGAGTCCGCCGCGATCAGCCTGTGCTATTCAGTCTGTACGTACGGCtaaactcaccatctccctcgACAGCCTTCCAGAAGGAAGTGCTGGCCTCGGCGCGTAATCGTTCCACGTTGTCGATCTGAAACTGCCATGTTGGAACTTTGAGGTTGGGGTATGGGAGGGGGACGCTATCATCCGCCATGGTGTTGAGTAGATTTGGAAGTGGGGGGAAGGTATATGAAGAAGAATGGATTATCGAAATCAAGAGCAGAGCAACATCATCTGTTCATGGTGAATGATGAGGTTCCATGTTTTGGTGGTGGACGGTGACGCGGTGGGTCGTGAAGCATGTTAAATGGGGTTGTCATATAAAGTAGACTTGGTTAAATTCAGGGATCATCGCCACCTCTCGTTGTGTGTTGCTCTTTCTTTCAGTCAaatcctttcttctcactctcacacaacacacctcttcctctctctttccgcACATCATAGTCTATACATTTCTGGCGCTCAGCGAGCTCATTTCCTTGCGCCACACATCGTCCTGCTGCTCGGACATCGGTACCATCGTACTTCCGACTCGACGTCTGACCGTTGGAGGGTGATCGGTCGCAAAGTAGATACCAAGGCTATCAACTTCCGCCCGGTGACGCGCCATTCGGTCGGTTTTGCATATCACTCGTGTCAACAAGGCGACacctccctcatcctcccctGCGATCATTGCGTAGATCTGAGGGCTGATTTCAGTCCGATCCTGCCCAAACGTTCCCGACTTATAGAGATCAAACACTCTTCCACCCTACCCTGGCATAATCGACCTTGATTATGTCGGCCGCTTTCAAGATCGGCAACT is a genomic window of Kwoniella newhampshirensis strain CBS 13917 chromosome 13, whole genome shotgun sequence containing:
- a CDS encoding 2,3-bisphosphoglycerate-independent phosphoglycerate mutase, translating into MSVRAPSSPENSTTAAKKQKTVEVKKKVCLIVHDGWGLSDVEKGNAIHHGDTTNMDSIRDKHNFVELEAHGLAVGLKEGLMGNSEVGHLNIGAGRIVWQDIVKIDQTIKKNEFEKQPAIVESLKHAKDNSGRLHLIGLVSDGGVHSHITHLFALLKAAKAHEIPHIYIHFIGDGRDTAPRSATKYIKQVQDFIKEQGVGEISTVIGRYYAMDRDKRWDRVKIAVDGLVGGVGDKSSPEELIKTVEENYSKDITDEFIKPIISGSENSRIKKGDTLFMFNYRSDRMREITSVLGLPDKPMDVEVPEDLTITTMSKYNAEFPFKIAFPPQAMTNVLAEWLGKQGVKQCHIAETEKYAHVTFFFNGGVEKQFENESREMIPSPRVATYDKQPEMSVQAVADKVGEIVKSNEFEFVMCNFAPPDMVGHTGVYDAAVEAIGATDKAVKTVYDACEEAGYVLCITADHGNAEQMLDPNTGNPHTAHTTNHVPFIVTGDKGSLEVSSEPGALADVAPTILAILGLPQPEEMGGRSLLSKE